In Clupea harengus chromosome 25, Ch_v2.0.2, whole genome shotgun sequence, one genomic interval encodes:
- the LOC105891362 gene encoding CD59 glycoprotein-like has product MKAFLVAVLLVLAVANGSALKCRHCVPSRPGTGCTVTTETCSSSMDACVAARFLFSPFSYFNRCIKMSDCRILQTSPYIKANCCQTDLCNISSL; this is encoded by the exons ATGAAGGCTTTCCTGGTAGCCGTGCTCCTAGTGTTGGCAGTGGCGAATG gaTCTGCTCTGAAGTGCAGACATTGTGTTCCTTCGAGACCAGGCACAGGCTGCACCGTCACCACGGAGACCTGCTCCTCTTCGATGGATGCTTGTGTCGCCGCCAGGTTCCTCTTCTCCCCAT TCTCCTACTTCAATAGGTGCATCAAAATGTCAGACTGCAGGATTCTACAGACCAGCCCCTACATAAAGGCCAACTGCTGCCAGACCGACCTCTGCAATATCTCCAGCTTGTAG
- the ly97.3 gene encoding CD59 glycoprotein — protein MKTLILAVVLLLAVTSGFALDCNRCVPLKPGGTCTVTTETCPPEKDACAAAKFLSAPFSHFQKCISMSDCQMLQTNSYINIKCCQKDLCNVF, from the exons ATGAAGACTCTTATCCTAGCGGTGGTTCTGCTGTTGGCAGTGACCAGCG gttTTGCCCTGGATTGCAACCGCTGTGTTCCGCTGAAACCGGGTGGAACCTGCACTGTCACCACGGAAACCTGCCCACCTGAAAAGGATGCATGCGCAGCTGCCAAGTTCCTCAGCGCCCCCT tCTCTCACTTCCAGAAGTGCATCAGCATGTCTGATTGCCAGATGCTGCAGACCAACTCCTACATCAATATCAAGTGCTGCCAGAAGGATCTCTGCAATGTCTTCTAG